Proteins from a genomic interval of Vanacampus margaritifer isolate UIUO_Vmar chromosome 4, RoL_Vmar_1.0, whole genome shotgun sequence:
- the LOC144051082 gene encoding apoptosis regulator BAX: MSDDRGNENNDEEQQLVGAVGGEDVIDDPILEQGAIVLRGYVIERINTEDPTRHVTSEDLGGRSNEQEEPQIKEVVEQLLKIADELNRNAELQRLINQVQGNCAQDIFMKVARNIFADGINWGRVVALFHLAYRLIYKALTTNHLENIRLIISWVLQVIKEQLYYWLVQQGGWEGVIHGWPRWRTFTLVASVILVAAFVYYRRTR; encoded by the exons ATGTCTGACGACCGAGGAAATGAGAACAACGACGAAGAACAACAACTTGTTGGTGCTGTGGGTGGGGAAG ATGTCATTGATGATCCAATCCTAGAGCAAGGTGCAATTGTCCTCAGAGG GTATGTGATTGAGCGAATAAATACAGAAGACCCCACACGACATGTTACTTCCGAGGATTTAGGTGGACGATCCAATGAACAAGAGGAGCCACAAATCAAAGAAGTTGTGGAGCAGCTCCTTAAGATTGCCGATGAGTTGAACAGGAATGCGGAGCTCCAACG ACTAATCAACCAGGTTCAAGGGAACTGTGCTCAGGATATTTTCATGAAGGTGGCCAGGAACATCTTTGCTGATGGCATCAACTGGGGTCGAGTTGTGGCTCTCTTCCATCTAGCATACAGACTTATATACAAG gCACTGACCACGAATCATCTAGAGAACATCCGACTCATAATCAGCTGGGTTCTCCAGGTTATCAAAGAACAACTCTACTACTGGCTTGTCCAGCAGGGAGGCTGG GAAGGGGTAATCCATGGATGGCCTCGCTGGAGGACATTCACCTTAGTGGCATCAGTGATTTTAGTGGCAGCCTTTGTTTATTATAGGAGAACACGCTGA